A stretch of Metabacillus sp. FJAT-52054 DNA encodes these proteins:
- a CDS encoding ATP-binding cassette domain-containing protein produces the protein MIHVTNLEKEYLLVKRDPGLRGAFKSLFNRKYEKKTAVKGVSFHIQRGEMVGYIGSNGAGKSTTIKMLTGILTPSSGEVKVNGIIPYKQRKENAKQIGAVFGQRTQLFWDIPVRESFDLLKEIYEVPEEQFNETMELFTDVLQLDALLGIPVRQLSLGQKMRCELAAAFIHRPEVVYLDEPTIGLDVAVKVKIRKFIRDMNEKWGTTVLLTTHDMQDIEEICSRIIIIDQGTILYDGGLNEIKERFSAKREVHFELDQMQPFALPEPLRHLADWRLEEGESMNKAIVSFSNDQIKGSDVIAEVLKENKITDLSIQDPKIETIIEEIYNQGL, from the coding sequence ATGATTCACGTAACAAATTTAGAAAAAGAATATTTACTAGTAAAAAGGGATCCTGGCTTAAGAGGTGCTTTTAAATCACTTTTTAACCGAAAGTACGAGAAAAAGACAGCGGTTAAGGGTGTCAGCTTTCATATACAAAGAGGAGAAATGGTGGGGTATATCGGCTCGAACGGTGCCGGGAAATCTACAACCATTAAAATGCTCACCGGAATCCTGACTCCATCCTCTGGAGAGGTAAAGGTCAATGGAATCATTCCATATAAACAGCGGAAAGAAAATGCAAAGCAGATTGGAGCTGTATTTGGTCAGCGAACACAGCTTTTTTGGGATATTCCGGTCCGTGAATCATTCGATCTGCTAAAAGAGATTTATGAGGTGCCGGAAGAGCAATTCAATGAAACGATGGAGCTTTTTACAGATGTTCTGCAGCTGGATGCCCTGCTTGGAATTCCCGTAAGGCAGCTTTCTCTTGGGCAAAAAATGCGCTGTGAACTGGCTGCGGCCTTCATCCACCGTCCTGAGGTTGTGTATCTGGATGAGCCGACAATCGGATTGGATGTAGCGGTCAAAGTGAAAATCCGGAAATTCATTCGGGATATGAATGAAAAGTGGGGGACGACGGTCCTGCTCACGACCCATGATATGCAGGATATTGAGGAGATTTGCAGCCGGATTATCATAATCGATCAAGGAACGATTTTGTATGATGGAGGTCTGAACGAAATCAAGGAGCGTTTTTCAGCAAAAAGAGAGGTTCATTTTGAGCTGGATCAAATGCAGCCGTTTGCACTTCCTGAACCACTTCGCCATCTTGCAGATTGGCGTCTTGAGGAAGGCGAATCAATGAACAAAGCGATCGTATCCTTCTCAAATGACCAAATAAAAGGATCAGATGTCATTGCTGAAGTATTAAAAGAAAACAAAATAACCGACTTATCGATTCAGGATCCCAAAATTGAAACCATTATCGAAGAAATTTACAACCAGGGGCTTTAA
- a CDS encoding YokU family protein translates to MTCEWCGSDKTKTAELPVYWELPDGTRSIEITDAPSVICLACQMVYQEETVVKEIENQLFLIRTSNLGDTIDYKQLMAEPRILKKNYFDFS, encoded by the coding sequence ATGACGTGTGAATGGTGCGGTTCTGACAAAACGAAAACGGCTGAACTTCCTGTTTACTGGGAATTGCCTGATGGAACGAGATCGATCGAGATTACAGATGCCCCATCGGTTATTTGTTTAGCCTGCCAAATGGTCTATCAGGAAGAGACGGTCGTGAAGGAAATAGAAAATCAGCTCTTCCTGATCCGGACATCAAATCTTGGGGATACAATTGACTATAAACAGCTAATGGCAGAGCCAAGAATTTTAAAGAAAAACTACTTTGACTTCAGTTAG
- a CDS encoding ABC-2 family transporter protein, producing MKRYAKLYYLFAKNHIKVMLEYRIDFLIGMVSVALQQAAGVFFLAVVFGHIQELNGWSFYELLFIYGIAASGRAIHHIFFDNLWTLGWQYIKPGQLDRLLIRPINPFFHVCADRLQQDGFGQLLIGWIILGTAIPHLHLSWGLFEFMMLIVLVISSGVIFVAINLFFASLSFWMTDSMPVLWAVFNLSDFAKYPLTIYHKGLQFFLTWIIPYGFTAFLPAAWFLDREGYASVAIKAPVTAAAAMTVAYLFWLLGLKNYSSTGS from the coding sequence ATGAAAAGATACGCAAAGCTTTATTATTTGTTTGCTAAAAATCATATAAAAGTGATGCTTGAGTATAGAATTGATTTTTTGATTGGAATGGTTTCTGTCGCGTTGCAGCAAGCTGCCGGGGTGTTTTTTCTGGCAGTCGTTTTTGGCCATATTCAAGAATTAAATGGATGGTCGTTCTATGAACTCCTGTTTATTTATGGGATTGCGGCGAGCGGAAGGGCGATCCACCATATCTTCTTTGATAATTTATGGACGCTTGGCTGGCAATATATTAAACCCGGCCAGCTGGACAGACTGCTGATTCGTCCGATTAATCCCTTTTTTCACGTATGTGCAGACAGGCTGCAGCAAGACGGCTTCGGACAGCTGCTGATCGGATGGATTATACTTGGAACGGCAATCCCGCATTTACACCTTTCCTGGGGTCTTTTTGAATTCATGATGCTCATTGTGCTCGTCATTTCGAGCGGTGTCATCTTCGTAGCCATTAATTTATTTTTTGCTTCCCTGTCTTTTTGGATGACAGACAGCATGCCGGTCCTGTGGGCAGTTTTTAACCTAAGCGACTTTGCTAAATACCCTCTGACTATTTACCATAAAGGACTGCAGTTTTTCCTGACGTGGATCATACCTTACGGATTTACTGCCTTTTTGCCGGCAGCATGGTTTCTGGACCGGGAAGGCTATGCTTCGGTTGCCATTAAAGCCCCGGTCACAGCAGCCGCTGCGATGACAGTTGCCTATTTGTTTTGGCTGCTCGGATTGAAAAATTATAGCAGTACCGGAAGCTGA
- a CDS encoding YozE family protein, producing the protein MKSFYHYLMKFRHPKPKDEISRFANLAYMDHSFPKSSDAYHEISDYLELSADYMENMSVFDEAWELYKSETAR; encoded by the coding sequence ATGAAGTCTTTTTATCACTACCTGATGAAATTCAGGCATCCTAAACCGAAGGATGAAATCAGCCGCTTTGCAAATCTTGCCTATATGGATCATAGTTTTCCAAAATCATCCGATGCTTATCATGAGATTTCCGACTATCTGGAACTCAGCGCAGATTATATGGAGAATATGTCGGTATTTGATGAAGCCTGGGAACTTTATAAATCGGAAACAGCGAGATAA
- a CDS encoding ABC-2 family transporter protein, translating to MRKYWMFAKSSMQISAAYSAWYWASMATVILKLLIMFYFWHAVYQNQSSIGQLTLKEMLTYIIVAMFVQGFVSGAGNELAREIKQGQIAVELMRPYHYLFKMIFMDFGQKASFFIRETIPMGLIAFFVIQINPPGSPLQLIFFLASAALGLWIGTFFDMLIGILAFWTVNIWGVQVLKEGVITFFSGALIPITLFPAWLQSISFALPSQAMVFSPVAIYTGQITGMDIYWTIAVQAIWAAALYILLNVLWNQAIKKVTIFGG from the coding sequence ATGAGAAAATACTGGATGTTTGCTAAATCCTCTATGCAAATCAGTGCTGCATACAGCGCCTGGTATTGGGCGAGCATGGCCACCGTCATCTTAAAGCTGCTGATTATGTTTTATTTCTGGCACGCAGTCTATCAAAATCAATCTTCAATTGGACAGCTGACTTTAAAGGAAATGCTTACATATATCATTGTCGCAATGTTTGTGCAGGGATTTGTTTCAGGAGCAGGAAACGAACTGGCAAGGGAAATTAAGCAGGGGCAAATCGCAGTCGAATTAATGAGACCGTATCATTATCTTTTTAAAATGATTTTCATGGATTTTGGCCAAAAAGCATCCTTTTTCATTAGGGAAACGATTCCAATGGGGCTTATTGCCTTTTTCGTTATTCAAATAAATCCGCCAGGCAGTCCGTTGCAATTGATCTTTTTTCTAGCCAGTGCAGCCCTTGGATTGTGGATTGGAACTTTTTTTGACATGCTAATCGGAATCCTTGCATTTTGGACGGTAAATATATGGGGGGTACAAGTGTTGAAGGAAGGTGTCATTACTTTTTTTTCGGGAGCGCTGATTCCGATCACACTCTTTCCTGCATGGCTTCAATCGATATCCTTTGCTCTGCCGTCTCAGGCGATGGTTTTTTCACCGGTTGCCATCTATACAGGACAGATTACCGGTATGGATATTTATTGGACGATTGCTGTTCAGGCGATCTGGGCTGCAGCACTTTATATTTTGCTTAACGTGCTATGGAACCAGGCCATTAAAAAAGTGACCATTTTCGGCGGATAG
- a CDS encoding YozD family protein: MKEMEVVIDTEEIAEFFYSELTKRGYIPGTEELEVLADIMFDYLLVKCIIDENFEDEHPPLD, from the coding sequence ATGAAAGAAATGGAAGTCGTGATAGATACAGAGGAAATTGCAGAATTCTTCTATTCGGAATTAACAAAAAGAGGCTACATACCGGGCACAGAAGAGCTGGAAGTCCTAGCGGATATCATGTTTGATTACCTTCTCGTCAAATGCATCATTGATGAAAATTTTGAAGATGAGCATCCCCCATTGGATTAG